The Cherax quadricarinatus isolate ZL_2023a unplaced genomic scaffold, ASM3850222v1 Contig282, whole genome shotgun sequence genome includes a window with the following:
- the LOC128706105 gene encoding uncharacterized protein, with translation MRLTCFLGTRLRVACVLGVLMGLIGVDDGYVLPWGKQTVGNGPVILAGLWSLKGIALIGYKLLQDYRIEKGQATYFYHPYRRRHDRALPTGLQEVEEAQKMLVSAVIDMDTEGCVLKLLCHLHNNQTDTLSAEENVLLQLFSNNAETLDSYNTTIFLEDAGVPGHPTCNKAFPRCPWGEEELRNVLQQTWGCGSFPF, from the exons ATGCGCCTCACATGCTTCCTGGGTACGCGCTTGCGTGTAGCGTGCGTTCTGGGAGTGTTGATGGGACTCATAGGTGTAGATGATGGATATGTGCTGCCATGGGGTAAACAAACTGTGGGCAACGGTCCTGTAATCTTGGCTGGTCTCTGGAGTCTCAAG GGTATTGCACTTATTGGGTACAAGCTCCTGCAAGACTATCGTATAGAAAAGGGGCAGGCGACCTATTTCTACCACCCGTACAGGCGGCGCCACGACCGAGCTCTCCCGACGGGGctgcaggaggtggaggaggcgcaGAAGATGCTGGTGTCAGCAGTCATAGACATGGACACTGAGGGCTGTGTACTGAAGCTCTTGTGTCACCTACACAACAACCAGACAGATACACTTTCCGCAGAGGAGAATGTACTCCTCCAGCTTTTCTCCAACAATGCGGAGACGCTGGACTCCTacaacaccaccatcttcctcgaGGACGCGGGGGTCCCAGGACACCCTACGTGTAACAAAGCGTTTCCCAGGTGTCCTTGGGGGGAGGAGGAACTTAGAAATGTTTTGCAGCAAACTTGGGGCTGCGGGAGCTTTCCTTTTTAA